The genomic interval TGGGTCTATTTTGTAGCTTCCCCTTGTCTCTCAGTGAGCACTGAGTAGGTGCACTCAGgtaacatacagtagatgcagaATGGGGCATGAACAGGGCTGTGGTTCTCCCTCTGCCCACctcttctctgctgtctgtctgaattATTAAAGCCTGTTGGGTTGAGTTCCTCTGGAGTGATGAAGCGTGGGTTAGCGATACCAGAGAGAGGGTTCAGGGATGGGCTGAGGTGAATGAAGGGCAGAGTGGTGACTAGGTAACAAAACCTAGTCACATCAAATTAACCAAAGTGCGGAAAGGACTGAGGAACAGGCATTTGGagtattttgttttctgcattcacatttaaaatttcaaagggacagttcacccttAAATCAAAAATCTATAATTTTCCTGTAGTGCTacttatcaatctagattgttttggtgtgagttgaagaGTGTTGAAGATATCTGCCTTCCCTCAAATATAATAGATAGATGGTACTCAGCTTTTTTAAAACTGCAATCATGACCCATTAATCCACAGACACTGTGGTGAGCAGTTTCAtttaggaactattttctttctaccgaacaaGCTCATGCTTACTCGTTGGTGGGTGTAGGTTcggttcctacatgaaactgctcacaacaaggatTACCTTGGGTAGcctaaccgggtcatgatttctggaaagaaacattgctgttgagtttttcaaacgTCTGTTTTTgagctttgagcaccacaagcagagtgtcatctagttccattatatttgagaaggcagacatctctacggccgatatctccaacactcagcaagtcacaccaaaacaatctagattgataaatatgtatttttgagtCAATTTAGTTACCAAGGCATCACTCCTGGAGGATTTAGACAAAAACACAAGGTTTGAGTTCATTCtttaagatttggagggatgaaaccctctttttaatggtcacacatgcagagtacacagtgacatttgttctctatttttaacccatcctagtaccaggagtctactaggagcagtgggcagctcataggacagcaactggggagcaatgggagtgaggggggaagggggatgtccggtgccttgctcaagggcatcACGGCAGGGCAgtaggtgaactgggacctctccaagtagcagtcacactccattttttaggtctggtcggtgacGTGAACCAGCAACACTACGGCTCACAGTcttactgactgagccactgccggacttATTACCTTCAAAGCTTCTGTTAAATACATCATTTTGTTGTGCTGAAACAAATACAAGCGATGTAAAGTGATGACAAGGACATTGCTGTTACCATGAATTAAATTAATCATATTTTTCCACTCTCTTCCAGGTGAAATTGCAGTAATATCCTCAAAACCATGTATGAACCCCGGTACTACGATAGCCCCCCTGTGTACAGCCCGCCTTACAGCACTAACTCCCACAGCTTCTATCCCCCAAGGAGCATCCACTCCCCCCAGAGCCAGTATGTCTCCTACACCCACACTGTCCCCGCAGACTCACACTACATCGAGGAGAAGCCTCAACACTTCTACCGCTGGTTTTCTCCTCCTGGCTTCGTCAAAACCTTCCAAGGAGCTACAGTACTCATGTGTTTCCTCATCTTCGCCTGCGTGGCTTCGACGTTGGTGTGGGACATGAACGGATTTGGGTACGGGGGCTACGGTGTGGGGGCAACAGGGGGTGTTGCAGGGATGGAGTCGGGATATTATGGAGGCAGCTACGGCTACGGGAGCTCGTATATGACGCCACAGTCTGCCAAGTCGGCGATGATTTCCATGGCGGCCATTAACTTCCTGGTTTCACTGGGCTTCCTGGTGGGGAGTTTCTCACGGTCACGGATCATGAGGGGATGCAGGTTCTACCTCACTGTGTTCATTTGTGATATCATCTTAGCTGTCCTCCAGGTGAGTCTCACCAAATATTGTCAATTAATGAATGATTCCCTTCTATTGTCAGAATTAATTTAAAcatcacatacacaacatgttcAAGTTAGACAAGGGTTATGTATGTGGGAAGAGCAAACAGTTTCTTCATAGAAGTATTTGGAGTCGCGTTTCTGGacatccaatattcactctccttttagcttagttttggtctccaccagcttCTGGGggaaatgtttggctttttaGCTGCTAATCGTTTGCTGTTTAAtgctgagcagcaaagtcgatTAAAAAACAGTGACAATGatccaaaacaataaaatgatacTAAACTAACTATGCCTGGCAGAAAAGTGTTAAAACTGACTTGTGAAGTGGGGATATGAACTAGTATCTTACACGTGTATTACAGTAATgggaaaatacttttttgtttaattggagacataattaaaaaataatatagaatGCCTTTATATCATTACTGTGATGCCTCTCTTTTGACTTCAAGGGCATCATCGACATCATCTTTGTGATCGGGGTGAACCCGATGTCTCAGAGCTCGCAGAGCATGCTGTACAATCCCATGCTGATGATGTGTCAGAACATCCAGGGCAGTCCCAGCCTCAGCGGCAGCGTGGGGGCCGGTTTTCCAGGCGGCTTCCCCATGTACAATCAATACCTGCACCACTACTGCTACATGGACCCAGAGGAGGTTAGTTagattattctattttattctattctctTCAATTGTATTCTTTCCCGGTCTATGATTCACTCTCTTTCCTCAGGCGGTGGCGTTAGTGTTGGGTCTAATGGTGGTGTTGGCTCTGTCCCTGTCTGCTTACTTCGCCTACAAGACCCGCAGCAAGATTTGGCGCCATGGCAAAGCTAACATCTACTGGGACACGCCCCTGGTCAGGTCTTCAGAGGGCCAGGATGTACAGGACTGGGTgagctgttttattatttatgtatttatgataTTTTAACAGAGAATGAATGaggattgtgtttgtgtaaatgagAGAGTTAGAATGACATAAATCCACAAAAGACTTGTGGTTCacgtttattaaaaaaatttcCCCAGCcagataacaaaacaaaagccaacAATCTCATGTTTGCTCTTCTAAAGTTACCTGCAAGTATAAGGCGCAGGGCCGATATATACACACCGTCGTCAAGTCTCTCCGTTTTTGTCCATTTAGTTTCACAGACTCACAttaacctgctgctgctcactCAGAGAACGCTGCTGTTTATCTTCGGCACACCCAGGTTTCACTCTGACTGATCATTAACCAGACTAGTGataacagcagcacagagaccATATGAAAATGACTATTACACGATTCCATGTATAAGGAAACAAATCAGGTGACTCTTTTAAAGTAATTCATCTCATGGCTAAGAGCAGGTTTTAAGTTTCAGGTTGTTTGAACAGATATGGTCACACCTGCTTTTCCTGCACACAGTCATGATCACACATTGTTTTTATGGATAGACTCAATCATCTGAAACTAGTCAAAGAACGTTGTCCATGACTCACTGAGTTCTTTACCAAAGAAGAAACCGTTGTTCTTAAATGAAATAAGCACTATTTGATGAAGCCAGCCTAGAAAAAAACTGAGGAAGATCGAAGTGAACAAAGCaccttaaaatacattttagttggCAAACATTTGCTAATACgaatctatttttattttattaacacaGAACTATGAAGACACTTATCAATTAACTGTCCAAAGCAATGACTTCAATACTGACATTATTCTCTATATAATTAaccaaaaacatcagaaaagtGCAGTATACAACTAAAAGATTTGTTCTTAACTGTCAGCCTGACATATTATATTGTACACACAAGATATTTGAAATTTGTACAATTTTGTATTTTGGGTTCAACATGTTTGGTATTTTGTAGTAGAGGGCTCACAAGACCTGCAGCAATTTGGCAGTTTACTTATTTTCTTTGCCTGTGGTCATGATGTGGGTTATAAGTTTTTGTTTATGCGTTTTATACAGTTTGTAAACCACAGCTGGTGTTTCTGTCACGTTGGAGGAACATATGGGATTATACTGCAGAAATTATATTTCTCACGTTTTTTTATGACTATTAATAACTTTTATCAACAGAAAAATTATAGCTTCGGTAgtttctttgaaataaatttGTGTTCAAAGGAAAGGGAAATGATTGTCTCATACTTATTGATGTGTATAAATATCTGGCGACTGCTCAAATTCTACCCGCAGGCTGAGAGCCGCTGTCCCAGTGCATCAGTACTCCAGCGTTTAGCAGGTATTCATGCTGCTGTCGAGCCCTGTGAACGCTGTGCTGTTTGTACTTCACAGCGGTAGCCTCATGTGGTATTTAGCAGTGATTAATCTACTAGACTAGCTGTGTAATATGAATGTATCATGTCCACCTATATggaaagggaagagagacaTTCAATCAGTTTATCCAGTGAGGCCCTGGCCTACATACTGCCTATCACTGCAAAGGATGTAGTGAGTCACTTCATCGAGATGCACTCTTGTATTGCAGTGAAGATGCTTGCCTTGCAGGGAggcatatataatgtatgtgacatgtataatgtataaaaagGGTTGTGTTGCCTCAGTGTTGCTGTGTGAATCCCTACAGAGTGTGGTGGCGCTAAATGATTCAGTGTGCGAAGGGACTACTGCACATTAGACTCCTGGAAAAGAAGTCACTTTCCTGTGTTTTGagctacatttgtatttaacagaACTGGAAAAGAGTGGAAATTTAGCAAACACtgcaacattttagaaaattgTATGTTGTTTCAAGAGACGAGGAGAATAGAGCTACAAACATGTGATGAGTGCAAACGTCCTAAGATAGTGTGTGTACTATAAAGTAAtttataaacaatatttaatggAATAGGTGATCAGCAGTCGTGGGGGCAGCAattccagtaaggaaccccaaccttcccttctccgggccacatccgccagctccgactgggggattccaaggcgttcccaggccagtgagaagatataatctctccactgaatcctaggtcttccctggggtctcctcccagctggatgtgcctggaacacctccctagggaggcgcccaactcaactggctcctttcaacgcaaaggagcatcggctctactccgagtctttCATGGATGGCtaagcttctcaccctatctctaagggagacgccagccacccgccggAGAGAACCCATTTCgtccgcttgtacccgtgagctcgttctttcggtcatgacccagccttcatgaccataggtgacggaaggaacgaagattgaccggtagatcgagagctttgtcttctggctcagctctcttttcgtgaGGTAAAgtgaatgcaataccgcccccgctgctccggttctccggccaatctctcgctccattatCCCCTCACTTctgaacaagaccccgaggtacttgaactccttcacttggggtaaggactcattccctacccggagtaggcaatccaccggtttccaggtcacagaccgatgatgccataaggaccacatcatctgcaaagagcagcgatgagatcttcaggccaccgaactgcaacccctctcctccacgactacacctcgatatcctgtccatgaaaatcacaaacaggattggtgataaagcgcagcacTGGCGGAGGCTAACATCGACTGGGAACGAGtttgacttactgccgagtatccggacacaactctcgcttacagggattggatggccctcagaagtgaccccctcaccccatactcccgcagcacctcccacagtatcacccgggagacctggtcatacgccttctccagatccacaagacacatgtagaccggatgggcgtactcccagaccccctccaggatccttgtgagagtgaagagttggtccgttgttccacgaccaggacggaatccgcattattcctcttcaatcagaggttcgactaccggccgaaccctcctttccagtaccttggagtagactttaccagagaggctgagaagtgtgatacccctgtagttggcacacactctctggtcacCCTTTTtggggaaccaccaccctggtctgccaccccctaggcactgtcccagacttccacgcaatgttgacgaggcgtgtcaaccaagacagcccctcaacacccaaagccttcagcatttctggatggatctcatcaacccctgcggctttgccactgtggagttgtttgactacctcagtgacttccatcagggaaattgatgatggtcccccatcagcttccagctctgcctcgaCCATAgagttagttggattcaggagttcctcaaaccTTCTCAGTCGAGGTCAgtagggtcccacccttgctgtacaaactgattttttatattaacaaaaaAACGCAAAGTGCTTCCCACAATACaacaagcccccccccctctttcacacacaaagccataaattactttgtaaaaaattataattaattaacatAGAACAAACAATttctaattaaacatttttaaagtgagaatttgttgctttttcactgtaaatcggaaattttttatttgtttttttaacttttaagacatctctctgtggtctggagctgaaacaattagtggATTACATGTGtcttgtggatctggagaaggcgtatgaccaggtctcccgggtgatactgtgggaggtgctgcgggagtatggggtgagggggtcacttctgagggccaatCAATCCCTgtaagcgagagttgtgtccggatactcggcagtaagtcgaacTCGTTCCCAGTCGATGTTAGCCTCCGCCAgtgctgcgctttatcaccaatcctgtttgtaattttcatggacaggatatcgaggtgtagtcgtggaggagaggggttgcagttcggtggcctgaagatctcatcgctgctctttgcagatgatgtggtccttatggcatcatcggtctgtgaccggaaaccggtggattgcctactccgggtagggaatgagttcaagtacctcggggtcttgttcagAAGTGAGGGGataatggagcgagagattggccggagaaccggagcagcgggggcgggattgcattcgctttacctcacaaaaagagagctgagccagaagacaATGGTTGGTTGACTGAAAAATaattgtgacatttgttttacaatatattgacattttgacatataAACGACTATAAACAATTAATccagataataataatcagattaatccgtaatgaaaataattatcaaGAATTCTGAGACACTAAAATCTCCCGCTCTTTAAAGCACTTCCAGATTTCCTTGTCGCAGTTCTTGGGACTTTAGCAGAAAGTGTCAATTTCACAAGCACTGACTGGACTGAACAGCGCGGGAATTAAAATCACTTGGCATGCACAAAGCAGCGGCTGTCACAGCACCTTTCTGCTGCAGTGTATCAGATGCCCTGCAGCTTTCTGGGAGTTTCTTTTCCACATAGGACCAACTCCACATTCATGAGATCTATTTCACACGCTGCTTTTTCCTGACATTCGCATCAGCTCACTAGAGCCGATATAGGTCAAAGACTACAATTCATTAATGATGCACTGTATAACAGTAGATTACATGAGGCATAATGCAGTTGTTGTGTTTGGTATAATCTGTATCATTTGAGGAAGTTTTCTTTTCCCCCACTACTGTGGCTGTAAAGGGTTTTAGCGTTGTGGTGTTGTACTGTAGGTGTTAAAATGTCctgtttgatatatatatatattgatatgtttttttctacaaaagaaaagaacgTGGTTACTCTGCCTCATGTTTACCTGATAGTTCAGAAAGATGGAACAGCAGAAATATTTGTTCCACTGATTtcaacctttctctctctctctctctctctctctctctctctctctctctctctctctctcttctctctctctctctcacacacacacacacacacacacacacacacacacacacacacacacacacacacacacactgctccactGGTAACATGTGTTTCATGTCAGACACGGTTCAGAAAATTGGTTTTGTGTGTTTCCTTCCAACTAATTGGTTCTGATAGTCTGAGGTGAGTCACTGATAAGGGGGAAGGGACTCCCGCTCTCTTTTCATTTTACTGCAGTGTGTCACACTGTggccagacctactgtgtgtcCCTATATCTATCTTGCATCATGCATACATGTCTGGCAGTGACACAGCCCCTCTCATCAGAGTTTTGTACTTTGCTGCTTATGTGACagaaaagattatttatttccaGCACAAACTGACTCCTCCTGAGGACTTTCTCATATGTATCATGATGCTAAATATGGCGTTAAGTGTCCGAATACTacatcatgtgtttttgttgatttGCCAGTTTATGCATCTCCGCATGAACAGAAGCAAACGATCTGCACTGCGGTCGCACAAAGCCCGGCATTAAAAGAAGGTATTCTGATTTCAGTTTCCTGATGTTGTCTTAGGTGAACCATGTTGGAGAGGTACGCAGCACCCAGCATGCACCAACTGTTGTTGTATCAGAGAGAGCAGCACCCGACCTGAGGGTGGAGAACAGTGTGGTCTCCTATGGCAACGGGACCGTCAGCATccacagtgagagaaattatAAAAACCACAGGTGAGTGATGGTTGCAGTCAGTGACAACCTGGTCACCACAGTATGATCCGTGCTTACTTCCTGTGCGGATTGATGGCTAATGTTTGGCCCCAGACAGTTATTAGAtagaaatacaaagaaatacatattcTTCTACAGTGCAATGCATCAATTACAGTAATATGTTTTCTGATTCAGTTTTAAGAAATATGTGATGATATATTGCTTTATACCGTAAGAAGTGGAACAACGAGGACTAAAACTAAATTACTGGGTGTTAAATTTGATAATTTAGTTTCCTCTATGGGAAATGGTGTTGCAGTTTCAAGGAAATGTTCTGCATATGTACCATCTTctgttattgttgctgtgtTCAGTCACCCTTGGAGTACTGCCCAGTCATTTGGTCAAGTGCAGCTGAGAAACATCTAAAAAAAACTCCATATTGCACAGAACAGAGCAGCCAAATTGATTCTTCATTGTTCGTTCCATAACAATGTGTGTGAGATGCATAAACGATTATCATGGCTAAACAGGTTTGTGCCAAAATGCTTTACAACAACTATAATTAAGCAAAGAAAAGACATCAGAACTTAATTACATGCAATacacagtgcacacatacacacaggctcacacacattcaatgtAAAATCATGTAAAATCtgtttttcatgcaaaatgtcATTTGGA from Cottoperca gobio chromosome 17, fCotGob3.1, whole genome shotgun sequence carries:
- the LOC115022882 gene encoding occludin-like, with the protein product MYEPRYYDSPPVYSPPYSTNSHSFYPPRSIHSPQSQYVSYTHTVPADSHYIEEKPQHFYRWFSPPGFVKTFQGATVLMCFLIFACVASTLVWDMNGFGYGGYGVGATGGVAGMESGYYGGSYGYGSSYMTPQSAKSAMISMAAINFLVSLGFLVGSFSRSRIMRGCRFYLTVFICDIILAVLQGIIDIIFVIGVNPMSQSSQSMLYNPMLMMCQNIQGSPSLSGSVGAGFPGGFPMYNQYLHHYCYMDPEEAVALVLGLMVVLALSLSAYFAYKTRSKIWRHGKANIYWDTPLVRSSEGQDVQDWVNHVGEVRSTQHAPTVVVSERAAPDLRVENSVVSYGNGTVSIHSERNYKNHSFSADNSNYRGAQPLCQNSKVTNCSSSSSDETDSLRKPPPYHVEKHQRKGREPRPAAREMMESPYETGYTTGDTGNELDRDHTDYLYRLYPEITSDEQRWQYKKEFDSDLARYKSLCAEMDDISDQMHKLSRELDMLDEGSMKYQGVADEYNRLKDLKTTSDYQAKKKQCKELRQKLFHIKRLVKIFDQGLC